In Corylus avellana chromosome ca8, CavTom2PMs-1.0, the genomic stretch ATGTTTCCGCGTTTTAATTAGACTAAACCGACTTTAGTTCATTGTTTTaataggattagggttttgggagtctttatttcgttattttattaggttttgggttttatgggtatttatgtcatattttattaggtttaggagtcttggggctataaatacatgcttatagcctctagtttatcagttgttgtttattattgattttcatTAATGCGaatacttagagttgagtttatttatttttttcctttaaactttagatagaatctattgtttttagaagaattcttagatcattgatagactcaagatctggAATTACCTATCCActactttattgttgttcttcgctaCAACCCACTAAGTCACCACTAAGTCACGTTGCATCACCCTCTCTTTCACATTCTctcccacacaaaataatatttaaagaaaataaatagtaaaataaaaaatatgttgaaGTGTGTAtcaaaaaatgagtagttaaattaaaaatttgtacaTTTTAATAGCAATTTTGGCTACTTTTGCTAGAGATACTCTAAAAGATACTTGTAAGTTGTATGTACGTAATGTGTAATTACACTAAAATGGACTTAAAAGATCTCACTAAATGACAAAACTATAGAAACCCACTTCTCTTAAgtaattaacaaacaatttattaaGAATTAGGATTAGATAATATAACATTAGGATATATGGGACATTAATTAAATTCTTACACAAACTTGCCTAGTTCTTTCCCATTTTCAATTATAAATTGTTATTCATATTCTTCTCGTACATAGGCAGAACATGCACCCAGCCATTTAAGCGAATCAGGAACCAAGGCCGGCTAGACCACTAGGCGAGTGAGGCGTTCGCCTAGGGCTCCCAgattaataaggcccaaaaaaaaaaaaaaaatttgcccaaatttttttttaatattttattttattttattttttgtaatttaaggcccttttttttttttttaattaggcctaattttttttttttaaataaaaacttaagacctctaatcatgataagtaagtaatttaaaaaatgtctcaatttaataagtccccaatataataagcccatggTAAAATAAGATCAATTAgccaaaaaaagcaaatatccTTATACTTAAAAAAGTCTATCTACCTATACATctgaaattatttgatattgaaagaTCATTTTAACCCTACCTAACCAcacattttctttcctttctttttctttttctcttttcttctctactGCCGAGAGCCTCTCctcttatattctttttttctctttccttagtttcactcaaaacagaaCGTGATGGAGAGAGATTAAGcaaaagagagtgagagatagACAGAGAGCctaggcgagagagagaaacatataTATCAATGAGGTAAagattcattaaaaaaaaaaaattgtaatgtttatttctgtacttgatttttcttgtgggttttgtatgagtttttgtcaattttttttgtggattttgtttgaaacagatgtatcaaagaggtaaggattcataaaaaaaaaaaaaaaattgatttttttattgttgtgtttatttttgtaagaattaataaaaataaaaactctaaatataataataatattaaaataaatattatttaattaacatataaatattaaaaaaaataaaatgcccCATTTAAAAGTTTAGCCAATCGCCCATGGGCGGCCCTGTCAGGAACTATATATCCAAGGACGACTTAGCTTGTACGTTTTGGCACTTGTCAGAGAGCTGTGTTCCATGGATCTAATCCAAAACGGTGAGGAGGGCCCGGGAGGACATGTGTCGTAATATAGCCTAAAGTGGTCCTGGTCTCCTCACAATGAAGATGAACATCTTTTTATAGTTATATGTTGTAATATCATTATGCCTTTGTAGCATCGTCGGACTCACTGCAGTACCGCAAAACATGTCTGAATCTGAAGTTACAATGAACCTGGAGCTGGAGACCTACCCTCCCATGTTCCGGCAGCAGAACAACCAGAGTAGTACTCATTGGAAAGTCATCGAGCCGGTCAGAGAATCGGAGCTTACTATACCTGTCATAGATCTCCATTGCCTGAGCCCTGAGGAGCTTGGGGGTGCATGTAGAGATTGGGGACTTTTTCGTTTGGTGAACCATGGAGTTCCCTCGACCCTTTTGAGGCAACTTCATGAGCATGCAAAAgagcttttctctctttcatttgAATGCAAAAAGAAGATATTTTGTAGCCCTTTGTCGTACATTTGGGGCACCATTGCTACTTCCCCTTCTGGCGCGGCCATATTGACTGGTCCCCAAAATATCCATTGGGTTGAAGGCATCCATTTTCCTCTTGGTCAACTCTCCCAATTGCAACCTCAAGATCATATGCTTGCTTCTTTCGGGTACGTACGTACATGACTTTTCTTTCTAACTTCTATACGTAATACAAATTATGACATTTGTGCCCTCCACAAGAGATTGACACATCAAtttgaaacaagaaaaataaatattagcaAAACACTCGATCTAACCCTTCTTTTACCCTTTTTAgccttgacaaaaaaaaaaaaaaccctctcaACACAGCCATCGCTCATGCCAGACTCCGCCGCCCAAGCTGGGGGCCCGGGATCTCTGAGAATGATAGAGGCGATTccagtgtgagagagagagagagagagagctacgCTAGACATTGCCACCCAGGCTCGGATCCAAAAAATCCACTGCCCAGGCCAGGATCTCTAGATTTTGAAGAccattaattattcatttttgtgAAAGCTGGGATCTCTGGATTTTGATGGTCGGGATCTCCCCGATCACTCCTAGCGGTCTATGTACAATAATGGGCTCTACAATCCTCTAGAGGACGAAGACGAAGTGCacacaaaaatttataaaaatacaattatgtcATTCTCAAAGATCTTGGCCGGGATCTCTCTCACTGGGATTGTCTTTGTCTTTGTCAGTGGCAGTGTCTGGCGTGAGCGGTGGTTGTGTGTGCCTTTTTTGGTAGCTGTGctggggagtttttttttttttttttaggcaaaaaagtgaaagaagagTTAGATCATGTGTTTtgctaatatttatttttcttgtttcagACTGATGTGTTATTCTCTCATTGAAGGACACAAATGTCTTGTTTTGTGCGAAGACATTATAAAAGTtattatagtattttttttttttttattggtggATTGTAAAGAGATATTATTGGGAGATACAAAGCAAAACTaatttggattatatatatatgcttcatcATCACAAGACTGCTAGTGGAAGAATATGGAAGGCACCTGGGTAGACTTGGTAGAACCATATTTAAAACAATGGC encodes the following:
- the LOC132190346 gene encoding gibberellin 2-beta-dioxygenase 6-like; this translates as MSESEVTMNLELETYPPMFRQQNNQSSTHWKVIEPVRESELTIPVIDLHCLSPEELGGACRDWGLFRLVNHGVPSTLLRQLHEHAKELFSLSFECKKKIFCSPLSYIWGTIATSPSGAAILTGPQNIHWVEGIHFPLGQLSQLQPQDHMLASFGLLVEEYGRHLGRLGRTIFKTMAMELNLDPGESETHLGESTGFLRVYRYPLRSMANSAWGIDVHTDSSVLSILNQYEVGGLEVLKDNQWLQVKPISDELIVNLGDMMQAISNDKYKSVKHRVRLDKHRDRISIGYFVFPEEGSVIRSSKYKPFTYGDFQAQVHQDIKAHGFKVGLERFELT